A region from the Variovorax sp. RKNM96 genome encodes:
- a CDS encoding MFS transporter, whose protein sequence is MAQPTDPVESSSPRADFLAFLASLFLSKIADQVLLFLVPLVVFQTTQDVGWSGLAFAVEAFPRFLSFPICGALCDRISPVRLMRWSQVLRAVICASGAICASVFGGAGWLIAVSALCGVLTTQGAMAREVILPQVFKKHSFEKVLAYSQTADQLGAVLGPVVAAVLLMQIHWQAAVGITAIIFVLADGAMAYWRRTTRVRLRPRETSQGNMVAAVKTALAHVIGLPGLRRLVIQAAGVNLVVGVTLASSAALVTGVHARTAGYYGALQTAGAIVTVLVLMGIAHISIPVRKLGLAGFSLIVVGGLLTALSPSAWGYAAGYLLVIGFDKMFNIYLRSSRQRVIPAADYGKTTGVMTLLNNLTQPLAGLAIGAFAAEWTAGKVILVLTLGMALLGCLSVLAGGRPAMAERAE, encoded by the coding sequence AGATTGCCGATCAGGTGCTGCTGTTCCTGGTGCCACTCGTGGTGTTCCAGACCACGCAGGATGTCGGGTGGTCGGGGTTGGCTTTTGCGGTGGAGGCGTTCCCCCGCTTTCTGTCTTTCCCGATCTGCGGGGCTTTGTGCGATCGCATTTCCCCGGTGCGCCTGATGCGATGGAGCCAGGTCTTGCGCGCCGTCATCTGCGCCTCGGGCGCCATCTGCGCTTCGGTCTTCGGCGGTGCGGGCTGGTTGATCGCGGTCTCCGCCCTGTGCGGGGTGCTGACCACCCAGGGTGCGATGGCGCGCGAGGTGATATTGCCGCAGGTTTTCAAGAAGCACAGCTTCGAGAAAGTGCTGGCGTATTCCCAGACCGCTGATCAGCTGGGGGCGGTTCTGGGGCCGGTAGTCGCCGCGGTTCTGCTGATGCAGATCCATTGGCAGGCTGCCGTGGGGATCACTGCGATCATCTTCGTGCTCGCCGATGGCGCTATGGCCTACTGGCGGCGCACCACCAGGGTCCGGTTGAGGCCACGCGAAACGTCGCAGGGCAACATGGTCGCCGCAGTGAAGACGGCGCTCGCCCACGTGATCGGCCTGCCCGGCCTGCGGAGGCTCGTCATCCAGGCGGCGGGCGTCAACCTGGTGGTGGGCGTCACGCTTGCATCGTCGGCGGCACTCGTCACGGGTGTTCATGCACGAACGGCCGGGTACTACGGTGCGCTGCAGACCGCCGGCGCCATCGTCACGGTGCTCGTTCTCATGGGCATTGCCCACATTTCCATTCCCGTACGGAAGCTGGGCCTTGCCGGGTTCTCGCTGATCGTGGTGGGCGGCCTCCTGACGGCGCTCAGTCCCAGTGCCTGGGGATATGCGGCGGGATACCTGCTGGTGATCGGCTTCGACAAGATGTTCAACATCTACCTGCGCAGCAGTCGCCAGCGCGTGATTCCCGCAGCGGACTATGGAAAGACGACGGGCGTGATGACGCTGCTCAACAACCTGACGCAGCCCCTGGCCGGCCTGGCCATCGGCGCCTTCGCGGCGGAATGGACCGCGGGCAAGGTCATCCTCGTCCTCACCTTGGGCATGGCGTTGCTGGGGTGCCTCTCGGTGCTGGCCGGCGGCCGACCCGCAATGGCCGAGCGTGCTGAATGA